TTAAAACTGCTCACGCAGGAATTGTAAAAATAATGTTATCAACATGCCAGTGAAGCAAAGGTAGTGCAAGAGCTATGGATCGTATTATTGAAAAATTAGATCACGGCTGGTGGATCGTCAGTCATGAGCAAAAATTATGGTTGCCTCACGGCGAATTGCCACATGGTGACGCGACACATTTCGATCTTGTCGGGCAGCCTGCGCTGCATATCGGAGAGTGGGAAGGAGAGCCCGTCTGGCTGGTACAACAGCACCGGCGTCACGAGATGGGATCGGTTCGCCAGGTGCTCGATCAGGATGTGGGTCTGTTTCAACTGGCGGGTCGCGGTGTGCAACTGGCCGAGTTTTATCGTTCGCATAAGTTCTGCGGCTACTGCGGACACCCCATGCATCCGAGTAAAACGGAGTGGGCGATGCTCTGTACCCACTGTCGTGAACGTTACTATCCGCAAATCGCCCCCTGTATTATTGTCGCCATTCGCCGCGATGACTCGATCCTGCTTGCTCAACACGTTCGCCACCGCAACGGTGTGCATACTGTGCTCGCCGGATTCGTTGAAGTGGGCGAAACCCTGGAACAGGCGGTGGCGCGCGAAGTGATGGAAGAGAGCGGTATCAAAGTGAAAAACCTGCGCTATGTGACTTCGCAGCCCTGGCCTTTCCCGATGTCGCTGATGACTGCGTTTATGGCGGAGTACGACAGCGGCGAGATCGTCATCGACCCGAAAGAGCTGCTGGAGGCAAACTGGTATCGTTACGATAATTTACCGCTCCTGCCGCCGCCAGGCACCGTCGCACGGCGTCTCATCGAAGATACCGTGGCAATGTGTCGGGCTGAGTATGAGTGAATCACGTGATACACTGACGGCCTGACGCAATAAGGAACTGCAAAAATGACCGAACTGAAGAACGATCGTTATCTGCGTGCGCTGCTGCGCCAGCCCGTTGATGTCACCCCGGTATGGATGATGCGCCAGGCGGGCCGCTATTTACCGGAATATAAAGCCACCCGCGCAGAGGCGGGCGATTTTATGTCGCTGTGCAAAAATGCCGAGCTGGCCTGTGAAGTCACACTCCAGCCGCTGCGCCGTTATCCGCTTGATGCGGCGATCCTCTTCTCGGATATTCTGACTATTCCGGATGCGATGGGGCTGGGCCTCTATTTTGAAGCCGGTGAAGGCCCGCGTTTCACAGCCCCGGTGGCCTGTAAAGCCGATGTCGACAAACTGCCGGTTCCCGATCCGGAAGATGAACTGGGCTACGTGATGAATGCGGTACGTACGATTCGTCGCGAGCTGAAAGGCGACGTGCCGCTGATCGGTTTCTCCGGCAGTCCGTGGACGCTGGCGACCTACATGGTAGAAGGCGGAAGCAGCAAAGCCTTTACCGTGATTAAAAAGATGATGTATGCCGACCCGAAAACGCTGCATGCGCTGCTTGATAAGCTGGCGAAGAGCGTCACGTTGTATCTCAATGCCCAAATCAAAGCGGGTGCGCAGTCGGTGATGATTTTTGACACCTGGGGCGGTGTGCTGACCGGGCGCGATTATCAGCAGTTCTCGCTGTATTACATGCATAAAATCGTCGATGGCCTGCTGCGTGAAAACGACGGTCGCCGCGTGCCGGTAACGCTGTTTACCAAAGGTGGCGGACAATGGCTGGAAGCGATGGCGGAAACGGGTTGCGATGCACTCGGACTCGACTGGACCACCGACATTGCCGATGCGCGTCGTCGTGTCGGCCATAAAGTGGCCTTGCAGGGCAATATGGACCCGTCGATGCTCTATGCGCCTGCGGCGCGTATCGAAGAAGAGGTGGCGACGATCCTCTCTGGTTTTGGCCAGGGTGAGGGGCACGTTTTTAACCTCGGCCATGGTATTCATCAGGACGTGCCGCCTGAACATGCCGGCGTCTTTGTAGAGGCGGTGCACCGCTTATCTGCGCAGTATCATAAGTAGGGGGTCAGTATGGATCTCGCGTCGCTACGCGCTCAACAGCTTGAACTGGCCTCCTCGGTCATCCGTACAGATCGATTTGATCGCGATCCACCGGATCTTATCGCGGGTGCCGATGTCGGGTTTGAGCAGAATGGTGAGGTGACGCGAGCCGCGATGGTGTTGCTGAAATATCCCTCGCTGGAACTGGTTGAATATCAGGTGGCGCGCATCGCCACCACCATGCCCTATATCCCCGGCTTTCTCTCCTTTCGCGAGACGCCCGCGCTGCTTGCCGCGTGGGCGCAATTGTCGCAAAAACCTGATTTGCTGTTTGTGGATGGACACGGTATTTCCCACCCACGCCGTCTCGGCGTGGCCAGCCACTTTGGACTGCTGGTAGAGGTGCCGACCATTGGCGTGGCGAAAAAGCGTTTGTGCGGCAAGTTTGACCCCCTCGGTGCTGAACCTGGCGCGCTGGCACCGCTGATGGACAAAGGCGAACAGCTGGCGTGGGTCTGGCGCAGCAAAGCGCGCTGTAATCCACTGTTTATCGCCACAGGCCATCGCGTTGGGCTGGACAGCGCTCTGGCGTGGGTACAGCGCTGTATGAACGGCTATCGTCTGCCGGAGCCGACCCGCTGGGCGGATGCCGTAGCATCGGAACGTCCGGCGTTTATGCGATGGCAGGAAATTCAACCCTGATTGATGTACACTGCCGCTAATTTCTGATTCGAGAATTCATCATGTTACAAAACCCGATTCATCTGCGTCTGGAACGTCTGGAAAGCTGGCAGCATGTCACTTTTATGGCCTGCCTGTGTGAGCGCATGTACCCGAACTATGCCATGTTCTGCCACCAGACCGGGTTTGGCGACGGCCAGGTGTACCGTCGTATTCTGGACCTGATCTGGGAGACGTTGACGGTCAAAGACGCGAAAGTGAATTTTGACAGCCAACTGGAGAAGTTTGAAGAAGCGATCCCGGCTGCTGATGATTATGACCTGTACGGGGTTTATCCGGCCATTGATGCCTGCGTGGCGTTAAGTGAGTTGGTTCATTCTCGTTTGAGCGGTGAGACGCTGGAACACGCCATTGAAGTCAGCAAGACGTCCATTACTACGGTTGCAATGCTGGAAATGACCCAGGCTGGTCGAGAAATGAGCGATGAAGAGCTCAAAGATAACCCGGCCGTGGAACAAGAGTGGGATATTCAGTGGGAAATATTCCGACTTTTAGCGGACTGCGAA
The DNA window shown above is from Citrobacter farmeri and carries:
- the nudC gene encoding NAD(+) diphosphatase codes for the protein MDRIIEKLDHGWWIVSHEQKLWLPHGELPHGDATHFDLVGQPALHIGEWEGEPVWLVQQHRRHEMGSVRQVLDQDVGLFQLAGRGVQLAEFYRSHKFCGYCGHPMHPSKTEWAMLCTHCRERYYPQIAPCIIVAIRRDDSILLAQHVRHRNGVHTVLAGFVEVGETLEQAVAREVMEESGIKVKNLRYVTSQPWPFPMSLMTAFMAEYDSGEIVIDPKELLEANWYRYDNLPLLPPPGTVARRLIEDTVAMCRAEYE
- the hemE gene encoding uroporphyrinogen decarboxylase, with product MTELKNDRYLRALLRQPVDVTPVWMMRQAGRYLPEYKATRAEAGDFMSLCKNAELACEVTLQPLRRYPLDAAILFSDILTIPDAMGLGLYFEAGEGPRFTAPVACKADVDKLPVPDPEDELGYVMNAVRTIRRELKGDVPLIGFSGSPWTLATYMVEGGSSKAFTVIKKMMYADPKTLHALLDKLAKSVTLYLNAQIKAGAQSVMIFDTWGGVLTGRDYQQFSLYYMHKIVDGLLRENDGRRVPVTLFTKGGGQWLEAMAETGCDALGLDWTTDIADARRRVGHKVALQGNMDPSMLYAPAARIEEEVATILSGFGQGEGHVFNLGHGIHQDVPPEHAGVFVEAVHRLSAQYHK
- the nfi gene encoding deoxyribonuclease V (cleaves DNA at apurinic or apyrimidinic sites); the protein is MDLASLRAQQLELASSVIRTDRFDRDPPDLIAGADVGFEQNGEVTRAAMVLLKYPSLELVEYQVARIATTMPYIPGFLSFRETPALLAAWAQLSQKPDLLFVDGHGISHPRRLGVASHFGLLVEVPTIGVAKKRLCGKFDPLGAEPGALAPLMDKGEQLAWVWRSKARCNPLFIATGHRVGLDSALAWVQRCMNGYRLPEPTRWADAVASERPAFMRWQEIQP
- a CDS encoding YjaG family protein; this encodes MLQNPIHLRLERLESWQHVTFMACLCERMYPNYAMFCHQTGFGDGQVYRRILDLIWETLTVKDAKVNFDSQLEKFEEAIPAADDYDLYGVYPAIDACVALSELVHSRLSGETLEHAIEVSKTSITTVAMLEMTQAGREMSDEELKDNPAVEQEWDIQWEIFRLLADCEERDIELIKGLRADLREAGESNIGINLQQ